CAATCTGTGGACACCCCTGACCACTAATTTTGCCCATAAATATTACCTGATCATCCCGGGGGTGATGGGACTGCTGGTCTTCTTCGCCTTCTCCCGCAAGCACAACTGGCTGCTGCGTTTCCCCATCTCGATGGTGGTGGGGATGGGCGCCGGACTTTCGGTGACGGCCTTTTTGTCCACCGACGTCCTGGCCCAGACCCAGGCCACTTTGATCCCGATGAATTCCCTGAACAACTTTCTTTTGGTCTTGGGTGTGCTGGCCACCCTGGTCTATTTCTTCTTTTCCGCCGAGCATAAGGGCTTCATCGGGGCCGGGGCCAAGCTGGGGGTCTGGTACCTGATGATCGCCTTCGGGGCGGCCTTCGGGTACACGGTGATGGCCCGGATCTCGCTGCTGATAGGCCGGATGCAATTCCTGCTGGGCGACTGGCTGCACATACTTAAATAAGAGACCTAACCCCCGGCCCCTTCCCCGCAAGGGAAGGGGTGTAGGGACACGATATATCGTGTCCGGTGATGTTTAGCGGCAATAAAGTGGCGCCATTCGTGGTCCATGCGTATGGTATGAAAAAGTAAAATTCTTAGAAAAGGTTCCATGAACCGTTTAGCCATAATAACCGACAGCGGCACGGCCACCGGGTTCCGGATGGCCGGGGCCGAGACCTTTGAGGTCAAGGATAACCGGGAGCTTCAAGCCAAGGTGCTGGAGCTGATCCAGACCGAAAGCTACGGGCTGATAGCGGTCAACGACCAGCTGGCCGGGGACCTGGGCGAGGACGTGGCCCGGGCCCTTAAGAACAAGGCCTTGCCGGTGGTGTTGCCGTTCCCGGTGCCCAAGGAGGGCCAGGTGATGAGCGGGGAAGAGTATCTTAATAAACTGGTCAAGGATGCCATAGGGTTTTATGTTAAGTTGAAATAAATACAAAACCTTATTTTTAAATTATTTAATTCAAGTTATTCATGAAAAAGGCAATTATTGCAAGTATTGTCATAATGGTAACATTTATACCGGTAATTTTATGTTATGGCCAAATTACAATACGAACCCCCGAGACATTACAACAAAAATATGAGTCACTATATCTATCCCAGACAGTTAGAATGCATC
The sequence above is a segment of the bacterium genome. Coding sequences within it:
- a CDS encoding V-type ATP synthase subunit F; the protein is MNRLAIITDSGTATGFRMAGAETFEVKDNRELQAKVLELIQTESYGLIAVNDQLAGDLGEDVARALKNKALPVVLPFPVPKEGQVMSGEEYLNKLVKDAIGFYVKLK